The Xanthomonas sontii genome contains a region encoding:
- a CDS encoding B12-binding domain-containing radical SAM protein — protein MLKIQVSHSYFLRYDPKQWERGKPYPPLATLQVAALLRQHGHQVTLFDAMLAEGVEDYDHAVRTQRPALVVFYEDNFNFLTKMCLSRMREAACRMIAEARAGGSRVLVAGSDASDHPEAFLAAGADAVLIGEGIAALLDLVARLQAEPDIDPARWVAGLAEVASAVLPQLKRAQIGARPPDPRLSVTAAWDLLDIPRYRAFWQQRHGHFSLNMAASRGCPFRCNWCAKPIWGNHYKRREAQDVAAEMTQLKRSFAPDHVWMADDIFGFHVDWVEDFADALAAADGAVPFTIQTRADLCSERMTAALARAGCREAWIGAESGSQRILDKMTKGTDVDGVIAARQRLGAQGIRVGFFLQLGYLDEQLDDILATRRLVAQARPDDIGVSVSYPLPGTVFYQQVKDQLGRKTHWQDSDDLAMMFRGAYDSAFYRQVRDLLHRQVDLQCREDARPAPTHAQDWAALDADWAALIAREAEHRTDAPPAPAAKAVAAGGSRRIPLVQRS, from the coding sequence ATGCTCAAGATCCAGGTCAGCCACTCCTACTTCCTGCGCTACGACCCCAAGCAATGGGAACGCGGCAAGCCGTACCCGCCGCTGGCCACGCTGCAGGTGGCGGCACTGCTGCGTCAGCACGGACACCAGGTGACGCTGTTCGACGCGATGCTGGCCGAGGGCGTGGAGGACTACGACCACGCCGTCCGCACGCAGCGGCCGGCCCTGGTGGTGTTCTACGAGGACAACTTCAACTTCCTCACCAAGATGTGCCTGAGCCGGATGCGCGAGGCCGCGTGCCGGATGATCGCCGAGGCGCGCGCCGGCGGCAGCCGGGTACTCGTCGCCGGCTCCGACGCCTCGGACCATCCGGAGGCGTTCCTTGCGGCCGGTGCCGACGCGGTGCTGATCGGCGAAGGCATCGCGGCCTTGCTGGACCTGGTGGCGCGGCTGCAGGCGGAACCGGACATCGACCCGGCGCGCTGGGTGGCCGGCCTCGCCGAGGTGGCCAGCGCGGTGCTGCCGCAACTCAAGCGCGCGCAGATCGGCGCGCGGCCGCCGGATCCGCGGCTGTCGGTGACGGCGGCCTGGGACCTGCTGGATATCCCGCGCTACCGCGCGTTCTGGCAGCAGCGACACGGCCATTTCAGCCTGAACATGGCCGCCTCGCGCGGCTGCCCGTTCCGCTGCAACTGGTGCGCCAAGCCGATCTGGGGCAATCACTACAAGCGCCGCGAGGCGCAGGACGTGGCCGCGGAGATGACCCAGCTCAAGCGCAGCTTCGCGCCCGACCATGTGTGGATGGCCGACGACATCTTCGGCTTCCACGTGGACTGGGTGGAGGACTTCGCCGATGCGCTGGCCGCCGCCGACGGCGCGGTGCCCTTCACCATCCAGACCCGTGCCGACCTATGCAGCGAGCGCATGACCGCCGCCCTGGCGCGAGCCGGCTGCCGCGAGGCCTGGATCGGCGCGGAGAGCGGTAGCCAGCGCATCCTCGACAAGATGACCAAGGGCACCGATGTGGACGGCGTGATCGCCGCGCGCCAGCGACTTGGCGCGCAGGGCATCCGCGTCGGCTTCTTCCTGCAGCTGGGCTACCTGGACGAGCAACTCGACGACATCCTCGCCACGCGCCGGCTGGTGGCGCAGGCGCGCCCGGACGACATCGGCGTCAGCGTGTCCTATCCCCTGCCCGGCACCGTGTTCTACCAGCAGGTCAAGGACCAGCTCGGGCGCAAGACCCATTGGCAGGACAGCGACGACCTGGCGATGATGTTCCGTGGCGCCTACGACTCGGCGTTCTACCGCCAGGTACGCGATCTGCTGCACCGGCAGGTGGACCTGCAATGCCGCGAGGATGCACGCCCGGCGCCGACGCACGCGCAGGACTGGGCGGCGCTGGACGCCGACTGGGCAGCGCTGATCGCGCGCGAAGCCGAGCATCGGACCGACGCGCCGCCAGCGCCGGCGGCCAAGGCGGTCGCCGCCGGCGGCAGCCGCCGCATCCCGCTGGTGCAGCGCTCATGA
- a CDS encoding nucleotidyltransferase family protein has product MSDLATPSSPAVAADLPTAAAAATPAHLPLRRIGRGLRLTTETLAHELARPGAPMPDWSGLHWQLAAAAAVAHGVAPLLSQRSQWPDRPWRAFLEGQREHVAQRYQRIAALLQRIDALAQTAGLAIVPLKGAALHAQGLYRPGDRPMADIDLLVRPEDAERAATLLAALGYVAEFAQWKHQTFRPAQAQAVGGLGEHRDTPINIELHVRIQERLPLRTVDLGTQLLPGDGRPGLNPYPSNGALMRHLLLHAAGGLCSRSLRLMHLHDLALLAPRMRASDWQMLTGTDAWWAWPPLRLMLRYYRAAIPSAVLKQLRAQCPPLLRLRARGLDLTAASCSHLWLPALPGIEWARSGGEVLDYLRQRLQPSAESRQERAEMIRTQLWLQGQDWVRLPQRRRVLQRLLRPVPRMDTLYAVRTALQGYAPSSE; this is encoded by the coding sequence ATGAGCGACCTGGCGACGCCCTCGTCTCCGGCCGTGGCGGCCGACCTGCCGACAGCGGCAGCCGCGGCGACGCCGGCACACCTGCCGTTGCGGCGCATCGGCCGTGGCCTGCGCCTGACCACCGAAACCCTGGCGCACGAGCTGGCACGCCCCGGTGCGCCGATGCCGGACTGGAGCGGCCTGCACTGGCAACTGGCCGCAGCCGCGGCGGTCGCGCACGGCGTGGCGCCACTGCTGAGCCAGCGCTCGCAATGGCCGGACCGACCGTGGCGCGCGTTCCTGGAGGGACAACGCGAGCACGTGGCGCAGCGCTACCAGCGCATCGCCGCGTTGCTGCAGCGAATCGACGCCCTGGCGCAGACCGCCGGCCTGGCGATCGTGCCGCTGAAAGGCGCGGCGCTGCATGCGCAAGGCCTGTATCGGCCGGGCGACCGGCCGATGGCCGACATCGACCTGCTGGTGCGCCCCGAGGACGCCGAGCGTGCCGCGACTTTGCTCGCCGCGCTGGGCTACGTGGCCGAGTTCGCGCAGTGGAAGCACCAGACCTTCCGTCCAGCGCAGGCGCAGGCGGTGGGTGGCCTGGGCGAGCACCGCGACACGCCGATCAACATCGAACTGCACGTGCGCATCCAGGAGCGCCTGCCGCTGCGCACGGTCGACCTTGGCACGCAGCTCCTGCCGGGCGACGGCAGGCCCGGCCTGAATCCCTACCCCAGCAACGGCGCGCTGATGCGTCACCTGCTGCTGCACGCGGCCGGCGGACTGTGCAGCCGCAGCCTGCGGCTGATGCACCTGCACGACCTGGCATTGCTCGCTCCGCGCATGCGCGCCAGCGACTGGCAGATGCTGACCGGCACCGACGCCTGGTGGGCATGGCCGCCGCTGCGGTTGATGCTGCGTTACTACCGCGCGGCGATTCCGTCGGCGGTGCTCAAGCAACTGCGCGCGCAGTGTCCGCCGCTGTTGCGTCTGCGCGCGCGCGGATTGGACCTGACCGCGGCGTCGTGCTCGCACCTGTGGCTGCCGGCGCTGCCGGGCATCGAATGGGCGCGTTCGGGCGGCGAGGTGCTGGACTATCTGCGCCAGCGCCTGCAGCCCTCGGCGGAAAGCCGCCAGGAACGCGCCGAGATGATCCGTACCCAACTGTGGTTGCAGGGCCAGGACTGGGTGCGCCTGCCGCAGCGCCGCCGCGTGCTGCAGCGCCTGCTGCGCCCGGTGCCGCGGATGGACACGCTGTACGCGGTGCGCACCGCGCTGCAGGGCTATGCGCCGTCGTCGGAGTGA
- a CDS encoding glycosyltransferase family 4 protein — translation MKLALVVPGGVDRSGEYRVIPAFLSLIERLARMHELHVFVLHQEPLPAQWDLLGARIHNIGAARTRWRAIAAIRAEHRRAPFDVVQSLFSGHCSLIAVAAARWLRRPSLVHIAGGELVALHAIGYGGRRKWQGRLREALVLRLASAVTAASAPILDSLRALGIAAERVPLGVDLRAWPPRPPRPRGEGPARLLHVASLNPVKDQTTLLRALAALARAGVDFRIDLVGVDTLDGAMQRLVATLGLSARVRFLGFKTQRDLRPLVEAADLLVLSSQHEAGPLVLLEAAVAGVPTVGTAVGHLQEWAPSAALAVPVGDWAGLADALRQVLSDDDLRLRLAWAAQCRALREDADCSVRGFTALYQRLCAPRRTDERRAAQNG, via the coding sequence ATGAAGCTGGCGCTGGTGGTGCCGGGCGGCGTCGACCGCAGCGGCGAGTACCGGGTGATTCCGGCCTTCCTGAGCCTGATCGAACGCCTGGCGCGCATGCATGAATTACACGTCTTCGTGCTGCACCAGGAACCGCTGCCGGCGCAATGGGACCTGCTGGGTGCGCGGATCCACAACATCGGTGCGGCGCGTACGCGCTGGCGCGCGATCGCCGCGATCCGCGCCGAGCACCGCCGCGCGCCGTTCGACGTGGTGCAGTCGCTGTTTTCCGGCCACTGCAGCCTGATCGCGGTGGCGGCAGCGCGCTGGCTGCGGCGGCCGAGCCTGGTGCACATCGCCGGCGGCGAACTGGTCGCACTGCATGCGATCGGCTACGGCGGCCGGCGCAAATGGCAGGGGCGGCTGCGCGAAGCGCTGGTGTTGCGCCTGGCGAGTGCGGTGACCGCCGCCAGCGCGCCCATCCTCGACAGCTTGCGGGCGTTGGGCATCGCCGCCGAACGCGTGCCGCTGGGCGTGGACCTGCGCGCCTGGCCACCGCGCCCGCCGCGCCCGCGCGGGGAGGGTCCGGCGCGGCTGTTGCACGTGGCCAGCCTCAATCCGGTGAAGGACCAGACGACCCTGTTGCGCGCACTCGCTGCGCTGGCCCGCGCCGGGGTCGACTTCCGCATCGACTTGGTCGGCGTGGACACCCTCGACGGCGCGATGCAGCGCCTGGTCGCCACGCTGGGCCTGAGCGCGCGCGTGCGCTTCCTCGGCTTCAAGACCCAGCGCGACCTGCGGCCGCTGGTGGAGGCGGCGGATCTGCTGGTGTTGTCGTCGCAGCACGAGGCCGGGCCGCTGGTGTTGCTGGAAGCGGCGGTGGCCGGCGTGCCGACCGTGGGCACCGCGGTCGGGCATCTGCAGGAGTGGGCGCCGTCGGCGGCGCTGGCGGTGCCCGTGGGCGACTGGGCCGGGCTGGCCGATGCGCTGCGCCAGGTACTCAGCGACGACGACCTGCGCCTGCGCCTGGCCTGGGCGGCGCAATGCCGGGCCTTGCGCGAGGACGCCGACTGCAGCGTGCGCGGCTTCACCGCGCTGTACCAGCGCCTGTGCGCACCGCGCCGCACCGATGAGCGGCGCGCGGCGCAGAACGGTTGA
- a CDS encoding glycosyltransferase family 4 protein has product MDGNVDRAVHAVQLNFVPLPDGVTPEQAFALWPSLVDIAEAVASAGTRVSVIQAAAVDAHLQRNGVNYHFVRRAESGRRRHLRRIAALLAELEADVVHVHGLQFAREAATLARWRPSRPILLQDHANRPPRWWRRPQWRRWYAAAAGIAFTSLELARGFVGAGLFAGSTRLFAIPESSCRFTPGERDQARRDSGLHGAPCVLWVGHLSEGKDPLTVLDGVARASEQLSGLQLFCAFGDAPLLPVVQQRIQADPRLAGRVHLLGRMEHAQIQTLMRAADLFVSGSLGESCGYAALEAYACGTVPVLTDIPAFRALSDGGRVGALWPCGDAERLATALLRASRDGPSRALVRAHFDAQLSFAAVGRRWARAYAQLLGATSRSAA; this is encoded by the coding sequence ATGGACGGCAACGTCGACCGCGCCGTGCATGCCGTGCAACTCAACTTCGTGCCGTTGCCGGACGGGGTGACGCCGGAGCAGGCGTTCGCGCTGTGGCCGTCGCTGGTCGACATCGCCGAGGCGGTGGCCAGCGCCGGCACCCGCGTTTCGGTGATCCAGGCCGCCGCGGTCGATGCGCACCTGCAGCGCAACGGCGTGAACTATCACTTCGTGCGCCGTGCCGAGAGCGGGCGCCGGCGCCATCTGCGCCGCATCGCCGCGCTGCTGGCCGAGCTGGAGGCCGACGTGGTGCACGTGCATGGCCTGCAGTTCGCGCGCGAGGCGGCGACGCTGGCGCGCTGGCGGCCGTCGCGGCCGATCCTGCTGCAGGACCACGCCAACCGTCCGCCGCGCTGGTGGCGGCGGCCGCAGTGGCGGCGCTGGTACGCCGCCGCCGCCGGCATCGCCTTCACCTCGCTGGAGCTGGCGCGCGGTTTCGTCGGCGCCGGACTGTTCGCCGGATCCACGCGCCTGTTCGCCATTCCCGAATCCAGTTGCCGCTTCACTCCCGGCGAGCGCGATCAGGCGCGCCGCGACAGCGGGCTGCATGGCGCGCCCTGCGTGCTGTGGGTCGGCCATCTGAGCGAGGGCAAGGATCCGCTCACCGTGCTCGACGGCGTGGCCCGCGCCAGCGAGCAACTGAGCGGGCTGCAGCTGTTCTGCGCGTTCGGCGATGCGCCGCTGCTGCCGGTGGTGCAACAGCGCATCCAGGCCGATCCGCGGCTGGCCGGCCGCGTGCACCTGCTGGGCCGAATGGAGCACGCGCAGATCCAGACCCTGATGCGCGCGGCCGACCTGTTCGTGTCCGGCAGCCTGGGCGAGAGCTGCGGCTACGCGGCGCTGGAGGCCTATGCCTGCGGCACGGTGCCGGTGTTGACCGACATCCCGGCGTTCCGTGCGCTCAGCGACGGCGGCCGGGTCGGCGCGCTGTGGCCCTGCGGCGACGCCGAACGCCTGGCCACCGCGCTGCTGCGGGCCTCGCGCGACGGGCCGTCGCGGGCGCTGGTGCGCGCGCATTTCGATGCGCAGCTGTCGTTCGCGGCAGTCGGACGGCGCTGGGCGCGCGCCTATGCGCAGTTGCTCGGTGCCACGTCGCGGAGCGCGGCATGA
- a CDS encoding B12-binding domain-containing radical SAM protein, translated as MSSTPNTLLVNPTITKPSSARFPLSLLNLAAALDRTGDSRIIDGNVDRDFIDRSLQALQEQRFDAVGISVMGGPQLAPSIALSQAIRARFPALPIVWGGYFPTLYPDTALAAPYVDYAIRAQGEDTLPELLAALRGEGPTLAQVDGLSWKQDGAVVHNRNRAFQRGDALPSLPYEKLGEPRRYLGRTFLGQRTASHQAALGCRFRCTFCGVAAMFGGATALPTAARLERELGYLKYGLGADSIQFFDHNFFDREADMIPLLEVMAKLELPWWCYARADALLNLSESTWKLVRKSRLRMAYIGAESPSGAMLKEIRKGTRPDQTLEVAELCRRNGVIPELSFMVAPPQDSERETEQTFEFIRELKRINPQSEIIVYVYTPLPDSSRHEKDRGRRAGTPLLDRDGVPVQFPRTPEEWAQPQWVDYACHADAPWLTDALRQRIRDFVTVLGCRYPTAQDQRSPGWAKRGLSALAAWRYRYRRYDRPWELNLANRLVRLHRPQVSGI; from the coding sequence ATGTCCTCCACACCCAACACGCTGCTGGTCAATCCCACCATCACCAAGCCGTCCAGCGCCCGCTTTCCGCTGTCGCTGCTGAACCTGGCGGCGGCGCTGGATCGCACTGGCGACAGCCGCATCATCGACGGCAATGTCGACCGCGACTTCATCGACCGCAGCCTGCAGGCGCTGCAGGAGCAGCGCTTCGATGCGGTCGGCATCAGCGTGATGGGCGGGCCGCAACTGGCACCGTCGATCGCACTGTCGCAGGCCATCCGTGCGCGCTTCCCGGCACTGCCGATCGTCTGGGGCGGCTATTTTCCCACGCTGTACCCGGACACCGCGCTGGCCGCGCCGTACGTGGACTATGCGATCCGCGCGCAGGGCGAGGACACCTTGCCGGAACTGCTGGCCGCCTTGCGTGGCGAAGGGCCGACGCTGGCGCAGGTCGACGGGCTGTCCTGGAAGCAGGACGGGGCGGTGGTGCACAACCGCAACCGCGCGTTCCAGCGTGGCGATGCACTGCCGTCGCTCCCCTACGAGAAGCTGGGTGAGCCGCGCCGCTACCTCGGCCGCACCTTTCTCGGCCAGCGCACCGCCTCGCACCAGGCCGCGCTGGGTTGCCGCTTCCGCTGCACCTTCTGCGGGGTGGCGGCGATGTTCGGCGGCGCCACCGCCTTGCCGACCGCGGCCCGCCTGGAACGCGAGCTGGGCTATCTGAAATACGGCCTGGGCGCGGACTCGATCCAGTTCTTCGACCACAACTTCTTCGACCGCGAAGCCGACATGATCCCGCTGCTGGAGGTGATGGCGAAGCTGGAACTGCCGTGGTGGTGCTACGCCCGCGCCGACGCGCTGCTCAACCTGTCCGAGAGCACCTGGAAGCTGGTGCGCAAGAGCCGCCTGCGCATGGCCTACATCGGCGCCGAGTCGCCGAGCGGGGCGATGCTCAAGGAGATCCGCAAGGGCACGCGGCCGGACCAGACGCTGGAAGTGGCCGAACTGTGCCGGCGCAACGGGGTGATCCCGGAGCTGTCGTTCATGGTCGCGCCGCCGCAGGACAGCGAACGCGAGACCGAGCAGACGTTCGAGTTCATCCGCGAGCTGAAGCGGATCAACCCGCAGTCGGAAATCATCGTCTACGTGTACACGCCGCTGCCGGACAGCAGCCGCCACGAGAAGGACCGCGGCCGCCGCGCCGGCACGCCCTTGCTCGACCGCGACGGCGTGCCGGTGCAGTTCCCGCGCACGCCGGAGGAATGGGCCCAGCCGCAGTGGGTGGACTACGCCTGCCACGCCGATGCGCCCTGGCTCACCGATGCGCTGCGCCAGCGCATCCGCGATTTCGTCACCGTGCTCGGCTGCCGCTATCCCACCGCGCAGGACCAGCGCTCGCCGGGCTGGGCCAAGCGCGGCCTCAGCGCGCTGGCCGCGTGGCGCTACCGCTACCGGCGCTACGACCGGCCATGGGAACTGAACCTGGCCAACCGGCTGGTGCGCCTGCACCGGCCGCAGGTGTCCGGGATCTGA
- a CDS encoding class I SAM-dependent methyltransferase, giving the protein MSAVPTLDPLTAYALWADSYPAQAHNPVMQAEQRAMLALLPLSLRGQHVLDAGCGSGRYLLHALQRGAGHVTGVDLSPQMLTRAAQELGDVDTGRYTLREGRLEALPLADASADLSLCALALGHLPQLPPALAELRRVTRPGGWVLCSDVHPIGPALGWRRDFKAGGQRYAVRHTQHLYSHWHAACAALGLAIDAVSEPMLDPADIPAGAHFDPAALEVPVALVLRLRRLP; this is encoded by the coding sequence ATGAGCGCCGTCCCGACCCTCGATCCGCTGACCGCCTATGCGCTGTGGGCGGACAGCTACCCGGCGCAGGCGCACAACCCGGTGATGCAGGCCGAGCAGCGCGCCATGCTGGCCTTGCTGCCGCTGTCGTTGCGCGGCCAGCACGTGCTAGATGCCGGCTGCGGCAGCGGCCGCTACCTGCTGCATGCGCTGCAGCGTGGCGCCGGCCACGTCACCGGCGTGGACCTGTCGCCACAGATGCTGACACGCGCCGCGCAGGAACTGGGCGACGTCGATACCGGCCGCTACACGCTGCGCGAAGGCCGCCTGGAGGCCTTGCCGCTGGCCGACGCCAGCGCCGATCTGAGCCTTTGCGCGCTGGCGCTGGGGCACCTGCCGCAGCTGCCGCCGGCCCTGGCGGAACTGCGCCGGGTCACCCGTCCCGGCGGCTGGGTGCTGTGCAGCGACGTGCACCCGATCGGCCCGGCGCTGGGCTGGCGCCGCGACTTCAAGGCCGGCGGCCAGCGCTACGCGGTGCGCCACACCCAGCACCTGTACAGCCACTGGCACGCCGCCTGCGCCGCGCTCGGGCTGGCTATCGACGCAGTCAGCGAACCGATGCTCGACCCGGCGGACATCCCTGCCGGCGCCCATTTCGATCCCGCTGCATTGGAGGTGCCGGTGGCCCTGGTGCTGCGCCTGCGGCGCCTGCCGTGA
- a CDS encoding amidohydrolase family protein — MAASAAPIDLCLEGARVAHACGAVHAPLALRAGRIAAAATPAALRIDLHGQLVLPGLINAHEHLHVNAVPPLPQAAPFANSYAWIGAFAAHFRTPAVTAALALPKSLRLRHGGLKNLLAGVTCVAHHDPWHAALDAADFPVALLREFGWSYTLHGPDYGPPLARSFAAASAAGWPWMIHLAEGTDAVAAGELAELERRGYLADNTVLIHGVGLGADDVARVLACGAAVVWCPSSNLTLLGRTLDPQRLSAAGRLALGSDARVSGGRDLLEDLRLAAAHGLDATQALRLATTAAADILRVPDRGHLAPGAHADLLIVADRGGAPAQSLVGLPRSALRAVVRDGRPRIADPDFAPWFAASGVDTVPVTLDGVPKLLATDLADPALLALEPGLEVQIAPPRSRLTHLSQECPA, encoded by the coding sequence ATGGCCGCGTCTGCCGCCCCCATCGACCTCTGCCTGGAGGGTGCGCGCGTCGCGCACGCCTGTGGGGCGGTGCACGCGCCGCTGGCGCTGCGCGCCGGCCGGATCGCCGCGGCGGCCACGCCGGCCGCGCTGCGCATCGATCTGCACGGGCAATTGGTGCTGCCCGGCTTGATCAACGCCCACGAGCATCTGCACGTCAATGCGGTGCCGCCGCTGCCGCAGGCCGCACCATTCGCCAACAGCTACGCCTGGATCGGCGCCTTCGCCGCGCATTTCCGCACGCCGGCGGTGACCGCCGCGCTGGCCCTGCCCAAGTCGCTGCGGCTGCGCCATGGCGGGCTGAAGAACCTGCTGGCCGGGGTGACCTGCGTGGCCCACCACGATCCCTGGCATGCCGCGCTGGACGCGGCCGACTTCCCGGTGGCGCTGCTGCGCGAGTTCGGCTGGAGCTACACCTTGCACGGCCCCGACTACGGACCGCCGCTGGCACGGAGCTTCGCCGCGGCGTCCGCCGCCGGCTGGCCGTGGATGATCCACCTGGCCGAAGGTACCGACGCGGTGGCCGCCGGCGAACTCGCCGAGTTGGAGCGGCGCGGCTATCTGGCGGACAACACGGTGCTGATCCACGGCGTGGGCCTGGGCGCGGACGACGTCGCCCGCGTGCTCGCCTGCGGCGCGGCGGTGGTGTGGTGCCCGAGCAGCAACCTGACCCTGCTCGGACGCACCCTCGATCCGCAGCGCCTGAGCGCGGCCGGGCGCCTGGCGCTGGGCAGCGATGCGCGGGTCAGCGGCGGACGCGACCTGCTCGAGGATCTGCGCCTGGCTGCCGCCCACGGCCTGGACGCGACCCAGGCACTGCGCCTGGCCACGACCGCCGCGGCCGACATCCTGCGCGTGCCGGATCGTGGGCATCTGGCGCCGGGCGCACACGCCGATCTGCTGATCGTCGCCGACCGTGGCGGGGCGCCGGCGCAGAGCCTGGTCGGGCTGCCGCGCAGCGCGCTGCGCGCGGTGGTGCGCGATGGTCGTCCGCGCATCGCCGATCCCGATTTCGCCCCATGGTTCGCCGCGTCCGGGGTGGATACGGTGCCGGTGACGCTGGACGGCGTGCCGAAGCTGCTGGCCACAGATCTCGCCGACCCGGCGCTGCTCGCGCTGGAGCCGGGCCTGGAAGTCCAGATTGCGCCGCCGCGTTCACGACTGACCCATTTGTCGCAGGAATGCCCCGCATGA
- a CDS encoding class I SAM-dependent methyltransferase: MTANGKAGATAHTTTLDPVRLLDTQRAFDSVAADYDGPRGNNALIQRMRTTLWDTVATQLPVGSRLVDLGCGTGLDAHAFAQRGYRVLATDWSPQMVERTRARAQDPSLRGRLSVAHVGIQQLDLLDGEFDGMYSNFGPLNCAPDLPDVARHCARLLRRDGRLVFSVIGRLCPWELGHYLLRGRVRRAAVRAARGATAVGMNGHTIWTWYYFPREFYRAFAPHFALESYRALSLCLPPPYLVDHYQRHPRLGEALGRLDDRVGGWPLLRDMGDHFLIVMRKR, from the coding sequence GTGACAGCGAATGGCAAGGCGGGTGCAACGGCGCACACGACCACTCTGGACCCGGTGCGGTTGCTGGACACGCAGCGCGCCTTCGACAGCGTGGCCGCCGATTACGACGGCCCGCGCGGCAACAACGCGCTGATCCAGCGCATGCGCACCACCCTGTGGGACACGGTGGCGACGCAGTTGCCGGTCGGCTCGCGGCTGGTCGATCTGGGCTGCGGCACCGGCCTGGATGCGCACGCCTTCGCCCAGCGCGGCTACCGCGTACTGGCCACCGACTGGTCGCCGCAGATGGTGGAGCGCACCCGTGCCCGCGCGCAGGATCCCAGTCTGCGCGGCCGGCTCAGCGTGGCCCATGTCGGCATCCAGCAACTGGATCTGCTCGACGGCGAGTTCGACGGCATGTACTCCAACTTCGGCCCGCTCAACTGCGCGCCGGATCTGCCCGACGTCGCGCGCCACTGCGCACGGCTGCTGCGCCGCGACGGCCGCCTGGTGTTCTCGGTGATCGGTCGCCTGTGCCCGTGGGAGCTGGGCCACTACCTGCTGCGCGGCCGCGTTCGCCGTGCCGCCGTCCGCGCCGCACGTGGCGCCACCGCCGTGGGCATGAACGGGCACACGATCTGGACCTGGTACTACTTCCCACGCGAGTTCTACCGCGCGTTCGCGCCGCATTTCGCGCTGGAGTCGTATCGCGCGCTCAGCCTGTGCCTGCCGCCGCCGTACCTGGTCGACCACTACCAGCGCCATCCGCGCCTGGGCGAGGCGCTCGGCCGCCTCGATGACCGCGTCGGCGGCTGGCCGCTGCTGCGCGACATGGGCGATCACTTCCTGATCGTGATGCGCAAGCGCTGA
- a CDS encoding Wzz/FepE/Etk N-terminal domain-containing protein: MPQDEIYLLDLWRILRCEWRWCLLPLLLALALAALFLHGATRQWQATAWVQVGEFGPTPAGRDPKLEPFQRVIDRIKTRQFQEQVLHSAGVALDSRQAALYRDSLKLDPDPYANLIQLTLRAQSPQQARQLATATIAQLQALHRRIQAGPLQQATARLQELAADIAATQAERDRLLQQQREGRGSVEQQLLGNMLLSEKTTTLRGLKAEREDLLGRLGTRYTYDTSAPWETYVPPRAAFPNPVLVLAAALLAGLGGGVLAAVVRNALRRRQARPTEASVAAA; this comes from the coding sequence ATGCCCCAAGACGAAATCTACCTGCTCGACCTGTGGCGGATCCTGCGGTGCGAATGGCGCTGGTGCCTGCTGCCGCTGCTGCTGGCATTGGCGCTGGCGGCACTGTTCCTGCACGGCGCGACCCGCCAGTGGCAGGCCACCGCCTGGGTGCAGGTCGGCGAGTTCGGCCCGACCCCGGCCGGGCGCGACCCCAAGCTGGAGCCGTTCCAGCGGGTGATCGACCGGATCAAGACCCGGCAGTTCCAGGAACAGGTGCTGCACAGCGCCGGCGTGGCCCTGGACAGCCGCCAGGCCGCGCTATACCGCGACAGCCTGAAGCTGGACCCCGACCCGTACGCCAACCTGATCCAGTTGACCCTGCGCGCGCAATCGCCGCAGCAGGCGCGACAACTGGCCACGGCCACCATCGCACAGTTGCAGGCGCTGCACCGGCGCATCCAGGCCGGTCCGCTGCAGCAGGCCACCGCGCGGCTGCAGGAGCTGGCCGCGGACATCGCCGCGACCCAGGCCGAGCGCGACCGCCTGCTGCAGCAGCAGCGCGAAGGCCGCGGCAGCGTCGAGCAGCAATTGCTCGGCAACATGCTGTTGTCGGAGAAGACCACCACGCTGCGCGGCCTCAAAGCCGAGCGCGAGGATCTGCTCGGCCGGCTCGGCACGCGCTACACCTACGACACCTCGGCGCCCTGGGAGACCTACGTGCCGCCGCGCGCGGCGTTTCCCAACCCGGTGCTGGTGCTGGCGGCGGCGCTGCTGGCCGGGCTCGGCGGCGGCGTGCTGGCCGCGGTGGTGCGCAATGCGCTGCGCCGGCGGCAGGCGCGGCCGACAGAGGCAAGCGTCGCCGCCGCATAA